One genomic segment of Pseudomonadota bacterium includes these proteins:
- a CDS encoding MTH938/NDUFAF3 family protein: MKFTQQSPHGINLIRRYGADFITLGEEDIRVSCLVTAATLTREWPPRTIEELKVEHLLPVFELAPEVVVLATGAQQKFPRAALRAEFATRRIGLEVMEIGAACRTYNVLVGEERKVLAAILLPSASGPVKGSE, encoded by the coding sequence ATGAAATTCACTCAGCAAAGCCCGCACGGGATCAACCTCATCCGCCGCTACGGTGCGGACTTCATCACGCTCGGCGAGGAAGATATTCGCGTGAGTTGCCTGGTCACCGCGGCAACGCTCACGCGCGAGTGGCCACCGCGCACGATCGAAGAGCTCAAGGTGGAGCACCTGTTGCCGGTGTTCGAGCTTGCGCCCGAGGTCGTGGTGCTCGCGACCGGCGCTCAACAGAAGTTTCCACGCGCCGCGCTGCGCGCGGAATTCGCGACACGCCGGATCGGTCTCGAGGTGATGGAAATCGGTGCGGCCTGCCGCACCTACAACGTGCTGGTGGGCGAGGAGCGCAAGGTGCTGGCGGCGATTCTGCTTCCGTCTGCGTCGGGCCCCGTGAAGGGATCCGAGTGA
- the surE gene encoding 5'/3'-nucleotidase SurE: protein MRILISNDDGYRARGILALRDALQGLGDLTVVAPDRNRSGASNSLTLDMPLRVEKAQDDVYFLQGGTPTDCVHLAISGLFPFEPDMVVSGINDGANLGDDVLYSGTVAAATEGRHLGKPAVAISLNTDGLRGEDTRHFETAGHFARLIVEKLIAAPIVQALGRATILNVNVPNIPIAAVKGVQVTRLGNRHRSEKVLRAEDPRGRPVYWVGPAGKSQDAGPGTDFHAVAAGFVSVTPLTVDLTNHAELDRLRSWVGA, encoded by the coding sequence GTGCGAATCCTCATATCCAACGACGACGGTTACCGCGCCCGCGGCATCCTCGCGCTGCGCGACGCGCTGCAGGGGCTCGGCGATCTGACGGTGGTCGCACCGGACCGCAATCGCAGCGGTGCCAGCAATTCCCTCACACTCGACATGCCGCTGCGCGTGGAAAAAGCCCAGGACGATGTGTATTTCCTGCAGGGCGGCACGCCGACCGATTGCGTGCACCTGGCGATCTCCGGCCTGTTTCCGTTCGAGCCCGACATGGTGGTCTCCGGCATCAACGACGGCGCCAATCTCGGCGACGACGTGTTGTATTCCGGCACGGTTGCCGCGGCCACCGAAGGCCGTCATCTGGGCAAACCCGCGGTGGCGATCTCGCTCAACACCGACGGATTGCGTGGTGAGGACACACGCCATTTCGAAACCGCTGGGCACTTCGCGCGCCTGATCGTCGAAAAGCTGATCGCCGCGCCGATCGTCCAGGCGCTGGGGCGCGCCACCATTCTCAACGTCAACGTCCCCAACATTCCAATCGCCGCGGTGAAGGGCGTCCAGGTCACACGTCTCGGCAATCGGCATCGCTCGGAGAAAGTCCTGCGGGCCGAAGATCCGCGCGGCCGTCCGGTCTACTGGGTCGGGCCGGCGGGCAAGAGCCAGGACGCGGGACCGGGCACCGATTTTCACGCCGTCGCCGCGGGCTTCGTTTCGGTCACGCCGCTCACGGTGGATCTGACGAATCACGCCGAGCTCGATCGCCTGCGCAGCTGGGTCGGCGCGTGA
- a CDS encoding type II toxin-antitoxin system prevent-host-death family antitoxin, translating to MKTGKINIHEAKTHLSRLVEDVASGHEVLIAKGGRAMARLVPLRRDETPRRPGALKGKLRIDDNFERPWIEFAPA from the coding sequence GTGAAGACCGGCAAGATAAACATTCACGAGGCCAAGACGCACCTTTCGCGCCTGGTCGAAGACGTCGCGAGCGGTCACGAGGTGTTGATCGCCAAGGGTGGCCGCGCCATGGCGCGGCTGGTGCCGCTGCGCCGCGACGAAACCCCACGCCGTCCGGGCGCGCTCAAGGGCAAGCTGCGCATCGACGACAACTTCGAACGGCCGTGGATCGAGTTCGCGCCCGCCTGA
- the ispF gene encoding 2-C-methyl-D-erythritol 2,4-cyclodiphosphate synthase, translating to MRIGSGFDVHAFGPGDSIVLGGVRIPHTRGVVAHSDGDVVLHALCDALLGAAGLGDIGMHFPDTDPLWKGADSRRFVASCLEMLSVRKFRIGNVDITLLAQAPKVSPYRLEIRRSLAQMLGVTENQVNIKATTTEHLGFVGRNEGLAAQAIVLLEPATDKP from the coding sequence ATGCGTATAGGTTCGGGTTTTGACGTGCATGCCTTCGGTCCCGGCGATTCCATCGTGCTCGGCGGGGTACGTATCCCGCACACGCGCGGGGTGGTCGCGCACAGCGACGGCGATGTCGTGTTACACGCCCTGTGCGACGCCTTGTTAGGGGCGGCGGGCCTCGGCGACATCGGCATGCATTTTCCGGACACCGACCCGTTGTGGAAGGGCGCCGACAGCCGCCGCTTCGTCGCGTCGTGTCTCGAGATGCTGAGCGTGCGCAAGTTCAGGATCGGCAACGTGGACATCACGCTGCTGGCGCAGGCGCCGAAGGTTTCACCCTACCGTCTCGAAATCCGCCGCTCGCTGGCGCAGATGCTGGGGGTCACGGAGAACCAGGTGAACATCAAGGCGACCACGACCGAACACCTGGGCTTCGTCGGCCGCAACGAGGGGCTGGCCGCGCAGGCCATCGTGTTGTTAGAGCCGGCTACCGACAAGCCCTGA
- the recJ gene encoding single-stranded-DNA-specific exonuclease RecJ has translation MQLVIERRTATHNEIGDARLHPVLRRAYAARGVRDSADLALTLDRLVPVGSLESVEAAVALTLAHRERRILVIGDFDADGATSTALIVRCLRAWGFSHVDFLVPNRFEFGYGLTPEIVGIAAERAPSLIITVDNGISSNAGVAAARARGIQVLITDHHLPGAELPAADVIVNPNVPGSRFGSRALAGVGVAFYVMAAVRRALDQRGTVVQPPVTDFLDLVALGTVADLVPLDVNNRVLVSQGIRRIRAGRAIAGIRALLAIGQRNASALTAADLGFAIGPRLNAAGRLDDMSIGIRCLLADDDAEAVALATRLDQLNTERRQIEAAMQGAALAAVSGLRDPGEGASRQGVCLFDAAWHQGVVGLVASRIKDRVRRPVIAFARNADGSLRGSARSVQGIHIRDVLDGIATRHPELINRFGGHAMAAGLTIEERHLDAFARAFDEEITRWRDPSIPSNRVETDGELSSDEIALETAQALREGGPWGQAFPEPCFDGVFAIRNARVVGDKHLKLWLTTADQARSFDAIAFNFKGTDESRALPEGDVRLVYRLDINEYKGERRLQLLVDHLLQ, from the coding sequence ATGCAATTGGTCATCGAACGGCGCACGGCCACACACAACGAGATCGGCGATGCCCGCCTGCATCCGGTGCTGCGGCGTGCCTACGCGGCGCGCGGCGTGCGCGATTCCGCCGACCTCGCGCTCACGCTGGACAGACTGGTGCCCGTGGGTTCTCTCGAGAGCGTCGAAGCCGCGGTGGCGTTGACGCTCGCACACCGCGAGCGCCGCATTCTCGTGATCGGCGACTTCGACGCCGACGGCGCGACCAGCACGGCGTTGATCGTGCGATGCCTGCGCGCCTGGGGTTTTTCCCACGTCGACTTCCTGGTGCCGAATCGCTTCGAATTCGGCTATGGCCTGACGCCGGAGATCGTCGGCATCGCTGCCGAGCGCGCGCCGTCACTCATTATTACGGTGGACAACGGCATCTCGAGCAATGCCGGTGTCGCCGCCGCGCGCGCGCGCGGCATCCAGGTGTTGATCACCGACCATCATCTGCCGGGCGCCGAATTGCCCGCGGCGGATGTGATCGTGAATCCCAACGTGCCCGGCAGCCGCTTCGGCTCGCGCGCGCTCGCGGGCGTGGGCGTGGCCTTCTACGTGATGGCCGCTGTGCGGCGCGCGCTCGACCAACGCGGCACCGTCGTCCAGCCGCCGGTCACCGATTTCCTGGATCTCGTGGCGCTCGGCACGGTGGCGGACCTGGTGCCGCTCGATGTGAACAACCGCGTGCTCGTCTCGCAGGGTATCCGCCGGATTCGCGCCGGCCGCGCCATCGCCGGCATCCGGGCGCTGCTCGCGATCGGTCAACGCAACGCGTCCGCGCTGACGGCCGCCGACCTGGGGTTCGCCATCGGGCCGCGGCTCAACGCGGCGGGCCGGCTCGACGACATGTCGATCGGCATCCGCTGCCTCTTGGCCGACGACGATGCCGAAGCAGTGGCGCTGGCCACGCGTCTCGACCAGTTGAATACGGAACGGCGCCAGATCGAAGCCGCGATGCAAGGCGCGGCGCTGGCCGCGGTCAGCGGTCTGCGCGATCCGGGCGAAGGCGCCTCGCGCCAGGGTGTCTGCCTGTTCGACGCCGCCTGGCACCAGGGCGTGGTCGGCCTCGTCGCGAGCCGCATCAAGGACCGCGTGCGACGTCCCGTGATCGCGTTCGCGCGCAACGCCGACGGTAGTTTGAGGGGCTCGGCGCGTTCGGTGCAGGGCATCCACATCCGCGACGTGCTCGACGGCATCGCGACGCGCCATCCCGAGCTCATCAATCGTTTCGGCGGGCATGCCATGGCGGCCGGCCTCACGATCGAAGAGCGGCACCTCGACGCGTTCGCGCGGGCGTTCGACGAAGAGATCACGCGCTGGCGCGACCCATCGATTCCTTCCAACCGCGTCGAAACCGATGGCGAGTTGTCGAGCGACGAGATCGCGCTGGAAACGGCGCAGGCGCTGCGCGAAGGCGGGCCCTGGGGGCAGGCGTTTCCCGAGCCGTGCTTCGACGGCGTGTTCGCGATCAGGAACGCGCGCGTCGTGGGCGACAAACACCTGAAGCTGTGGCTCACCACCGCCGACCAGGCGCGCAGCTTCGATGCCATCGCGTTCAATTTCAAAGGCACCGACGAGAGCCGGGCATTGCCCGAGGGCGACGTGCGGCTGGTCTACCGCCTCGACATCAACGAATACAAGGGTGAGCGCCGGCTGCAGCTGCTGGTGGATCACCTGCTGCAATGA
- a CDS encoding tRNA pseudouridine(13) synthase TruD, whose amino-acid sequence MVPDAWRRAALTPPTAWGEPLGVGVLRAAPEDFQVDEILGFGAGGEGPHALLQVRKRGANTEWVARELARAAGCKPFDVGFAGLKDRNAVTTQYFTVPRGKRDAADFAGVSGDGFEVLSAAPHQRKLPRGALEGNRFVITVRGLACDPGVLEERMAHLDAGGAPNYFGAQRFGRDAGNLAQVLALADQLARGERPRPRDRSAQGFMLSAARSVIFNAILAERVAGNSWNKLLPGDVANLDGRGSVFAVETADAELQQRCTSLDLHPTAPLWGEGVSLAGGEVLAFEERVAAGFPEALAVIAQERMKSERRALRIRVRELEHEYADGVLRVRFALSAGSFATTVLREIIAAAEAGE is encoded by the coding sequence ATGGTTCCCGATGCCTGGCGCCGCGCGGCGCTGACGCCGCCGACCGCCTGGGGTGAACCGCTCGGCGTGGGCGTCTTGCGGGCCGCGCCCGAAGATTTTCAGGTCGATGAAATCCTAGGGTTCGGCGCGGGCGGCGAGGGCCCGCACGCGCTGCTGCAGGTGCGCAAACGGGGCGCCAACACCGAATGGGTCGCGCGCGAGCTGGCGCGGGCCGCGGGCTGCAAACCCTTCGACGTGGGCTTTGCCGGCCTCAAGGATCGCAACGCGGTGACCACCCAGTACTTCACCGTGCCGCGCGGCAAGCGCGACGCGGCGGACTTCGCGGGTGTGAGCGGCGACGGATTCGAAGTTCTCAGCGCCGCCCCGCACCAGCGCAAATTGCCGCGCGGCGCGCTCGAAGGGAACCGCTTCGTCATCACGGTGCGCGGACTGGCCTGCGATCCTGGCGTATTGGAGGAGCGCATGGCACACCTCGATGCCGGCGGCGCGCCTAACTATTTCGGCGCGCAGCGTTTCGGCCGCGACGCGGGCAACCTGGCTCAGGTGCTGGCGCTCGCAGATCAGCTCGCGCGCGGCGAACGTCCGCGGCCGCGCGATCGCTCCGCGCAAGGCTTCATGTTGTCGGCGGCGCGCAGCGTCATCTTCAACGCCATCCTGGCCGAACGTGTCGCCGGCAACTCCTGGAACAAGCTGCTGCCCGGTGATGTCGCCAACCTCGACGGCCGCGGCAGTGTGTTCGCCGTAGAAACCGCGGACGCCGAGCTCCAGCAGCGCTGCACCTCGCTCGACCTGCATCCCACCGCGCCGCTGTGGGGCGAGGGCGTATCGCTGGCCGGTGGCGAGGTGCTCGCGTTCGAGGAGCGGGTGGCCGCCGGGTTTCCCGAGGCGCTGGCGGTGATCGCGCAGGAGCGCATGAAATCCGAACGGCGCGCGCTGCGTATCCGCGTGCGGGAGCTGGAACATGAATACGCCGACGGCGTGTTGCGCGTCCGGTTCGCGTTGTCCGCGGGAAGTTTTGCGACGACCGTGCTTCGCGAGATCATCGCGGCGGCCGAAGCGGGGGAATGA
- a CDS encoding Smr/MutS family protein, translated as MNGKRTDPDTDLFREAMSDVKPIKARARVPAARRKPPARARFTAADRALVLVESLQGFGEGEIGDSGDEISFRRPGVQDGVLRKLKRGEYRVEEICDLHGLRADEAKAALRQFLADALAHNLRCVRIIHGKGMGSGPKGPVLKVAVNMILRKTAPVLAFISARRVDGGTGAINVLLSNQSRAKS; from the coding sequence TTGAACGGCAAACGCACCGATCCGGACACGGATCTGTTTCGTGAGGCCATGAGCGACGTGAAGCCGATCAAGGCGCGCGCGCGTGTGCCCGCCGCACGCCGCAAGCCGCCCGCGCGCGCGCGTTTCACCGCCGCGGACCGCGCGCTGGTACTGGTGGAAAGCCTGCAGGGCTTTGGCGAAGGCGAGATCGGCGATTCAGGCGACGAGATTTCGTTTCGCCGCCCCGGCGTGCAGGACGGAGTGCTGCGGAAACTGAAGCGCGGCGAATATCGCGTCGAGGAAATCTGCGATCTGCACGGCCTGCGCGCCGATGAAGCCAAGGCGGCGTTGCGCCAATTCCTCGCAGACGCATTGGCCCACAACCTGCGTTGCGTCCGCATCATTCACGGCAAGGGGATGGGCTCGGGGCCGAAAGGCCCGGTGCTGAAGGTGGCGGTGAACATGATCCTGCGCAAGACCGCGCCGGTGCTCGCGTTCATCTCCGCGCGCCGCGTCGATGGCGGCACCGGCGCCATCAACGTATTGCTGTCTAACCAGTCGCGCGCGAAGTCCTGA
- a CDS encoding enoyl-CoA hydratase/isomerase family protein, producing the protein MLETTDHAVSADAAPGEAFIREIRLARPPVNALNAELLRGIQAALLAAKNAAAVIITGQTGLFSAGLDVRGMLTLDRDGVTATFVELWRTGRALAMSPMPVIMGITGHSPAGGTVLAVHGDYRVMAQGNFRLGLNEVQVGLFPGALILGAFRRLAGGHAAQFLTRGALMDPDTALRIGLVDELCDPGEVVARSLTMAREFCALPREIMLRTRELTRRDLIDLYGKPGQYLLQEREFGAMAAEKWFVPATQERLQQAFTKKS; encoded by the coding sequence ATGCTCGAAACGACCGATCACGCCGTGAGCGCCGACGCCGCGCCGGGCGAGGCGTTCATCCGCGAGATCCGGCTCGCCCGTCCGCCGGTGAACGCGCTGAATGCCGAACTGCTGCGCGGTATCCAGGCGGCGCTGCTGGCGGCGAAGAACGCGGCCGCCGTGATCATCACCGGCCAGACCGGACTCTTTTCGGCCGGGCTCGACGTGCGCGGCATGCTTACGCTCGATCGCGACGGTGTCACCGCGACCTTTGTCGAGCTGTGGCGCACCGGACGCGCGCTGGCGATGTCGCCCATGCCGGTGATCATGGGTATCACCGGTCACTCGCCCGCGGGCGGCACGGTGCTCGCCGTGCACGGCGATTACCGCGTGATGGCGCAGGGCAACTTCCGGCTGGGATTGAACGAGGTGCAGGTCGGCCTGTTTCCCGGTGCGTTGATCCTGGGCGCGTTCAGACGCCTGGCGGGCGGTCACGCGGCGCAATTCCTGACCCGCGGCGCGTTGATGGACCCGGACACCGCGCTGCGGATCGGGTTGGTCGACGAGTTGTGCGATCCGGGCGAAGTCGTCGCGCGATCGTTGACCATGGCGCGCGAATTCTGCGCGCTGCCGCGTGAAATCATGCTGCGCACGCGCGAACTGACGCGCCGCGACCTCATCGATCTCTATGGCAAGCCCGGTCAGTATCTGTTGCAGGAACGCGAGTTCGGCGCCATGGCAGCCGAGAAATGGTTCGTGCCGGCGACGCAGGAGCGCCTCCAGCAGGCCTTCACGAAGAAGAGTTAG
- the ftsB gene encoding cell division protein FtsB, with protein MPIKWLGAALIALVLMLQYRLWLSADGVREVSRLSDAVETQKSENSELTARNQQLIAEVADLKAGMSAIEERARSELGMIGRNETFYQVVPVRPLRTAPAQTGQRRQTAAR; from the coding sequence ATGCCGATAAAGTGGCTGGGCGCGGCGTTGATTGCGCTCGTGCTGATGCTTCAGTACCGGCTCTGGCTGTCCGCCGACGGCGTGCGCGAAGTTTCCCGGCTGTCGGATGCGGTCGAGACGCAGAAGTCCGAGAACAGCGAACTCACGGCGCGTAACCAGCAGTTGATCGCGGAAGTCGCCGATCTGAAGGCGGGTATGTCCGCCATCGAGGAGCGCGCGCGCAGCGAGCTCGGCATGATCGGGCGCAACGAAACCTTCTATCAGGTGGTTCCGGTCCGGCCCTTGCGCACCGCGCCCGCTCAAACCGGGCAACGCAGGCAAACCGCCGCGCGCTGA
- a CDS encoding protein-L-isoaspartate(D-aspartate) O-methyltransferase, producing MTSARTRDRLIQRLQEQGIANLSVLDRIRNVPRHIFVDEALASRAYEDTALPIGFRQTISQPYIVARMTEALLEGGRKVGKVLEVGTGCGYQTAVLAPLVRKIYSIERIGPLSKRAKATLKELGVKNVMLKHGDGFVGWKSQKPFDGILVAAAPLAVPEALFAQLANKGRLIVPVGPEGAQQLIRFTRRDEHIEREVLGKVAFVPMLGGLG from the coding sequence ATGACGTCCGCGCGCACGCGGGATCGCCTGATCCAGCGTCTGCAGGAGCAGGGCATCGCGAACCTTTCGGTGCTCGATCGCATCCGCAACGTGCCGCGCCACATCTTCGTCGACGAAGCGCTGGCGAGCCGTGCGTATGAAGACACGGCGCTGCCGATCGGTTTCCGCCAGACGATCTCGCAGCCCTACATCGTGGCGCGCATGACCGAGGCGCTGCTCGAAGGCGGCCGCAAGGTCGGCAAGGTGCTCGAAGTCGGCACTGGTTGCGGCTACCAGACTGCGGTGCTCGCGCCGCTGGTGCGGAAGATCTATTCCATCGAACGCATCGGGCCGCTCTCCAAGCGCGCGAAGGCCACGCTCAAGGAGCTCGGCGTCAAGAACGTGATGCTCAAACACGGCGATGGATTTGTCGGCTGGAAATCGCAGAAACCTTTCGACGGCATCCTCGTCGCGGCGGCGCCGCTGGCGGTGCCCGAGGCGTTGTTCGCGCAGCTGGCTAACAAGGGACGGCTGATCGTGCCGGTGGGCCCGGAGGGCGCGCAGCAACTCATCCGCTTCACGCGGCGCGACGAACACATCGAGCGCGAAGTGCTGGGCAAGGTCGCCTTCGTGCCGATGCTCGGAGGGCTGGGCTGA
- the ispD gene encoding 2-C-methyl-D-erythritol 4-phosphate cytidylyltransferase has translation MRYFSIIPAAGSGRRFSSQVPKQYAALEGATVVEHALAAFEADADCAGIVVAIAADDALWPAVAARHTRLVETAAGGEQRAHSVRNALRALTARLRDDDWIMVHDAARPCFTSADLGMLKTELESHAVGGLLAVPLADTLKRAGDTMPGEVAVTLDRSGLWRAATPQVFRAGPLLRALEAAISAGRIPTDEAQAMEWAGLRPRLIAGRADNIKVTTADDLALAAAILKLRLEHH, from the coding sequence ATGCGTTACTTCTCGATCATCCCGGCCGCGGGCAGCGGCCGGCGGTTCTCATCGCAGGTGCCAAAGCAATACGCCGCGCTCGAAGGTGCGACGGTGGTCGAGCACGCGCTCGCGGCTTTCGAGGCGGATGCGGATTGCGCGGGTATCGTGGTTGCGATCGCGGCGGACGATGCGCTGTGGCCGGCCGTGGCGGCGCGGCACACGCGCCTGGTCGAAACGGCGGCAGGAGGGGAGCAGCGCGCGCACTCGGTCCGCAATGCCCTGCGTGCCCTCACCGCGCGACTGCGCGACGACGACTGGATCATGGTGCATGACGCCGCGCGCCCGTGTTTCACCAGTGCCGATCTCGGCATGCTCAAGACCGAGCTCGAGTCGCACGCCGTGGGTGGGTTGTTAGCCGTGCCGCTCGCCGATACGTTGAAGCGCGCCGGCGATACGATGCCTGGCGAGGTTGCGGTGACCCTCGACCGATCCGGCCTGTGGCGCGCCGCGACGCCGCAGGTGTTCCGCGCCGGGCCGTTATTGCGCGCGCTCGAGGCGGCGATTTCGGCCGGCCGCATCCCCACCGACGAGGCGCAGGCCATGGAGTGGGCGGGTTTGCGCCCGCGACTCATCGCCGGGCGGGCGGATAACATCAAGGTCACCACGGCGGACGATCTCGCGCTCGCCGCCGCCATTCTGAAGCTGCGCCTGGAGCACCACTGA